The Actinomadura graeca nucleotide sequence CCCGGATGACCGCCGCGTTCTCGCGCAGGGCCTCCTGCTCGCGCTGGGTGGCCTCCTGGTCGCGCTCGGCCTCGGCGATGCGGGCGACGGAGGCGACCCGGGCGGCGTGCGGACGGCCGAGGTTGGTGATGTAGCCGGTCTCGTCGTCGATCTCCTGGATCTGGAGGGAGTCCACGACGAGGCCGAGCTTGCTCATCTCGTCGGCGGCGGAACCGCGGGTCTCGCTGGTGAGGCGCTCGCGGTTGAGGATGAGGTCCTCGACGGTGAGGCCGCCGATGATCGAGCGGAGGTGGCCGGTGAACAGCTCGTGGATCGCGCCGTCCATGGAGCCCTGCTGCTCCAGGAAGCGGCGGGCCGAGTTGGCGATCGAGACGAAGTCGTCGCCGACCTTGTAGATGACGACGCCGCGGACCTTGACCGGGATGCCCTGCTGGGTGACGCAGTTGACCTCCAGGTTGGCGGCGCGGCTGTCGAGCCGGAGCCTGCGGGCGACCTGGAAGCCGGGCAGCACCGAGGTGCCCTTGCCCGTCACGATCTTGAATCCGAGGCTGTCCACGCCGTCGATGGGCTTGGACCTCGCGCCCAGCCCGGAGATGATCAGGGCCTCGTTGGGCTCGGCGACCCGCCAGACCATCTTGAACAGCACGACCAGCACGATGACGGCGACGACCACGGCGATCGCCGCGACGACCACGGGCATTCGGCCTCCTCTCCCCTCGGACGCGGATGCGCGTTTTCCACTAGACGCAGGTGAGGGCCGATCGGTTCGCTTTCGGGTGATTTTCCTACGCGCCGAATGCGGGGGCCACGTAGACGGTGCGGGGCGGGTGGTACTCGACCACGACGATGATCGTCCCGACGCCGATCTCGTCGCGCGGGTCGACCGGATGGGCGTAGAACGCCTCGACGCCGCCGCGGACCGCGATCATGACCTCGCCGACCAGGCCCGGGCCGATCCTGCCGGTGACCCGGCCCTCCTTGCCGATCAAGGGCACCCCCGCTGGCTCACGTGCTCGGTCGGCGGCCACGCCGGACGCGCCGCTCAACGGAACGCTATCCGCTGGACGTGACGCGCCGCGAACGCGATCAGCCGAGGATCCGCCGCGCCTGGGCCAGCGACTCGCGGGCGAGCCGCTCGGCCTCCTGGCGGGTGGCCCTCGGCCCGAAGACGCTGACCGTCCCGATGTAGCGAGTGTCCTTGAACACCACGTACCAGGTGTAGGTCCGGTCGCGTCCGGTGGTGGTCGCGACGCCGACCGAGCGGGACCCGCCGCCGATGCCGCCCTGCGGCGTCTCGACCACGCGGTGCTCGGACCACTGCCGGCCGACCTTGGTGCGGAACGTCAGGCAGCCCGGCGGGACGCGGGCGCCGACCTGCTTCTCGGCGTCGGCGGCCGACATCCCCATCAGGGTCTCGGTGACCATGTGGCCGTCGCGTCCGGTGAACGCGGCGAGCGCGGCGGGGACGTCCGCCTCCACGTTCCCGACGGGGCCGCCCGCGCCGCCCGCGCCGCCGTTCTGGCAGCGCGGCTTGTCGACGGTCATCTGGCGGCGGAGCTGCGCGAGGTCCTGGAACGCCTTGAGCGTCCCGTACTCCCCCGAGTCGGGCTCGCCGGCGCGGGTGTAGCCGGGGGTCTCGACGAGCAGTGCCTGCTCCAGCTGGGCGGAGGTGTAGCCGCCGGTGAGGACGGTGCGGCCGGTGCCGCGGACGGGCTGGGCGCGCTCGTCGCCGCCACCGCAGCCCGCCGTGGCCGCCACCGCGACCAGGGTGACCGCCGCGGGCATCGCGACCGGGAGGAGCCTGTGGGCCATGCGGGCGACCTTACGTCGCAGACCGTGCAAGTCCCCGCAGACGACACGCCCTCAGGACGATCCGGCGCGATATTGGTCCGGTGCCCGCGTCGGGCGGCCGCGCCCGGCAGCCGTGTCCGGTGCCCGCGCGCGGTGCCCGCGGGCCGGGCGGGGTCAGTGCCTCTGGTCGGCGCGCTCGTTGTAGGCCCCGGCGTACTCCTGGCCGGACATCTTCTGGATCATCTGGACGATCTCGTCGGCGATGGCGCGGCGGGCCTTGGCGGGCGGCAGGTCGCGGTAGTGGGAGAAGTCCATCGGCGGGCCGATGCGCACGGTCGGGCGGGGGCCGAAGACGCGGGGCAGCGACGCGCCGATCGGCTGGATCTTCTCCGTGCCCTCCAGGGCGACGGGCAGGACGCGGGCGCCGGTCGTCAGGACGAGCCAGCCCACCCCCGTGCGGGCGCGGTAGAGCCGCCCGTCGGTGGACCGCGTCCCCTCGGGGTAGATCGCGAACGCGCCGCTGTTGTCGAGGATCTCGGCGGCCTGCTCCAGCGCGCCCATGGCGGCGCGGCGGGCGCCGCGCCGGACCGGCACGTGCCCGAGGTTGGTGAGGAACCAGCGGACGAAGCCCTTCTTCAGCCCGCCGCCCTCGAAGTAGTCGGCCTTCGCGATGTAGGTGACCGGCCGCGGGACCGCCAGCGGGATGATGAAGCTGTCGATGAACGACAGGTGGTTGCTGGCCACGATCAGTGGCCCGTAGGAGGGCACGTTCTCGCCGCCCTCCACCCGCGGGCGGAAGAGCAGCCAGAGGATCGGACGCACCACGCGCGTCATGAACGTGTAGAACACCCGGCCTCCCGAATTCGGCACCGCCACTGTAACGTCTGGGCTGATCCGGGCCCTGGTCACCGCCTGCTTTTCCCCCGCCCCGGCAGGTCAAGAATGGCCTCGCCGCAGGTCACGGTGGTACCGGTGAGCTTATACTGGGCCGGGAACCCAAGGGAGGCCGTCCGACGCCATTGGACGGGCGATCCAATCGAACCGCCATTCTTACCAAGAAGTAAGTTTCTCTCCGGTAGGTTGTTGCGCCGACGTCACGGCCCGGGCACGCCCGGGCGACCTGGTCCTTTTACCTGGAAGTGCTTGGAATGCGGGCACCGGTGCGCAATCCTGAGGAGTCACCTGTGACGGGCCGGCGGCGCCCGTCCGTGTGTGGGGGCGTGAGGTGACCATGGACTTCGACATCCACCTGATGCGCGACGAACGCTGCACCCTCGTCCGCGTACAGGGAGACATCGACGTGGTGTCCCGGGCGCGCTTCGAGGAGGCGCTGTTCGACGTCGTGGACGCGGGCGGCCCGTTGGTCGTGGACATGCGGCAGGTCACGTTCTGTGACTCCACGGGGCTGAACGCCATCGTCGCCGCCAACCGGCGCGCGAACGAACGCGAGACCCAGGTGGCGCTCGTCGCGCTTCCGCCGCGCGTCATGCGCGTCTTCCGCATCACCGGGATCGACAAGTTCATCCCGATCTACGACACGCTCCGCGAGGCGATCGGCGCCTTCCCGTCCTCCACCACGTCCGGGTGATATCCGGGTGACTTCCGGGTAAGACCCGCCCGCGTCCGGACGGCCCCGTCGAGGGGTTCGTCAGGTGCATCCCTCGAACTG carries:
- a CDS encoding STAS domain-containing protein — its product is MDFDIHLMRDERCTLVRVQGDIDVVSRARFEEALFDVVDAGGPLVVDMRQVTFCDSTGLNAIVAANRRANERETQVALVALPPRVMRVFRITGIDKFIPIYDTLREAIGAFPSSTTSG
- a CDS encoding flotillin family protein, which gives rise to MPVVVAAIAVVVAVIVLVVLFKMVWRVAEPNEALIISGLGARSKPIDGVDSLGFKIVTGKGTSVLPGFQVARRLRLDSRAANLEVNCVTQQGIPVKVRGVVIYKVGDDFVSIANSARRFLEQQGSMDGAIHELFTGHLRSIIGGLTVEDLILNRERLTSETRGSAADEMSKLGLVVDSLQIQEIDDETGYITNLGRPHAARVASVARIAEAERDQEATQREQEALRENAAVIRDTEIKKAEYEGQVSQAAQQARQEVILKETRNAELEAERTEKRLESEVRKPADARAYEQVKLAEADREQRIAQAQAAATEIQLRAQREAEATRLLGEAEADAIRRKGLAEAEAIKARADALAHNTDAVIAQQLAEQWPEIVEAGARVFGNVDNMVVLNGAEGVEDMLAKALTLGGAGLGVARQLLAGMNGGGQDGGGRNGSVPSTPSLPTVPLETPEKD
- a CDS encoding lysophospholipid acyltransferase family protein, which codes for MFYTFMTRVVRPILWLLFRPRVEGGENVPSYGPLIVASNHLSFIDSFIIPLAVPRPVTYIAKADYFEGGGLKKGFVRWFLTNLGHVPVRRGARRAAMGALEQAAEILDNSGAFAIYPEGTRSTDGRLYRARTGVGWLVLTTGARVLPVALEGTEKIQPIGASLPRVFGPRPTVRIGPPMDFSHYRDLPPAKARRAIADEIVQMIQKMSGQEYAGAYNERADQRH